A window of Micromonospora eburnea genomic DNA:
CCCGCTGCGCCGGGGTCTGCACGAGGTCCAGCACACTGGCCCGGCTGTCCGGGTCCTTCACCGCGTCGGAGAGGGTGGCGACCCCGCGCCGCAGCCGCTCCAGCAGGTGCTCGCCGCCCTGCGCGGCGTCCACGAACGCCTGCACCTCGCTCAGGAAGTACGCGCGCATCCACGGCACGGCGGTGAACTGGGTCCGGTGGGTCACCTCGTGCAGGCAAACCCAGAGCCGGAAGTCCCGGGGGTCGGCCTGCAGCTTCCGCTCCACCTCGACGATGTTCGGCGCGACCAGCAGCAGCTGGCCGGGGTCGCCGGCGAAGACCTCGTACTGGCCGAGCACCCGGCCGGAGAGGTACGCCAGCACCGTGCCGGCCTGCACCCCGGTGAGCCGGGAGCCGATCGCCTCGGTCAGCGGCCCGGGAGCCTTGTCCCCGGAGATGCGGTTCACCAGCGGGGTGATCACCTCACGCAGCCCGGCGATGTTGGCCGCCGCCCAGTCCCGGCGGTCCACCACGCGTACCGGCGGGTGGGTGACCTGGGCGCGCAGGCCGGTGTAGTCGGCGACGTGCCCGGCGGCCTCCTCGGTCAGCCGGCGCAGCTCGCCGACCACGTCGGTGGCCTCCGCGTACGACACCCGGGGGCCCGACTTGCCCAGCGCCCCCGCGGTCGCGGCGGCCAGATCCCAGTCCACGAACTGCGCCATGTACCAACCGTACCCGCGCCGCGACACCCCCACCCCGGCTCGCGGCGGGCGGTCGACGCCGGAGCCGGGGCCGCAGCGGGTCAGCGGCAGCCGCAGCCGGCCAGCGCGGAGCTGATCCGGTCGAGGGCCTCCCGGGTGTCGTCGAGGCCGCCGGTGGTCCGGTCGGTCAGGACGGCGAAGGTGAGCAGCCGACCGTCGGCGGTGGTGACCAGCCCGGCGATCGCGTTGACCCCGGTCAGCGTGCCGGTCTTGGCCCGGACCACGCCGGCTCCGGCCTTCGTCGCCGACTTCTTGTAGCGCCCGTCCAGGGTGCCGGACCAGCCGCCGACCGGCAGGCCGCCGAAGATGGCCGCCAGCTCCGGGTGGCTGCCGTTGCCGGCCAGGGTGATCAGGTCGGTGAGCAGCGACGGGCTGATCCGGTTGGTCCTGGACAGCCCGCTGCCGTCGGCCAGACTGATCTCGTCGGCCGGCAGGCCCAGCTCGCCGAGCGTCTGGTCGGTGGCGGCGGCACCCCCGACGAACGAGGCCGGCTTGCCCTTGGTCAGCGCCACCTGCCGGGCCAGGTACTCGGCGATGACGTTGTCGCTGTCGCTGATCATGATGTCGACCAGCCGGATCATCGGCAGCGACTCGACCTTGCCCAGTTCCGTGCCGGAAGCGGGGGCCGCGGCGCCGGAGGCGGCGGGCGCGCTGCCCCGTTTCACCTCGGCGGCCGCCCCGGAGAGCCCGAGCAGCTTCGCGAACTGCCGGCCGGCGGTCAGGTCCGGCTGGGGCACCCGCTCGGCGGCGCCGTGGGTGTCGTCGAAGTTCTTCCGAGCGGCCACCGGATCCCTGCGGGCGGCGTCGGTCGTCAGCGCGGTGATAGCCGCGCCGTAGCCGCCGGTGGGGATGTCGGAGTCCCAGCCGGGTTCGTACACCGGGCCGGAGAACAGGGACGAGTCGACCGTGACCTTCGTAGGTGCGGTGCCGCCGAGCGCCTTGGTTACCTGGGCGGCCAGGTCGTCGAGGCGGGCCGCACCCGGGTAGAAACTGTTCTCGTCCACCGCGAGGGTCGGGTCGCCACCGCCGACGAGGACCACCTCGCCGGGGGCCGAGCCGGCCACCGCCCGGGTGGGGATCCGGTACGCCGGCCCGCGGGCGGCCAGCACGGCCACCCCGGTCGCCAGCTTGGTCACCGACGCGGGGACGGTGGGATCGTCCTGCCCACGGCCGTACAGCTCCTGGCCGGTGGCCACGTCGGCCACCGACACGTTCACCCGGTCGCCGAGCGCGTCCGCGCGGACCAGCGGTTCGAGGGCGGCGCGTACCCCCTCGGCGGTCGGCAGTGGCGCGTTGGCGTCGGCACCGGCGAGCACGGCCGGCGGGTCGGGCTCGGGCGACTGGCTCGTCTTCGGCGTGTCGTCTCCGCCCAACCAGCCGGCGACCGGGCCGGGACGGACCACGGCCAGCCCGACGACCGCCAGGGCGACGACCAGCACGGCGGACAGCATCGCCACCAGCCGGAGCCGACCGCGCGGGGGCGGCGGCGGGGGCGGCGGGGGCGGGGCGGCCCCGACGGGCGGGACGGGCGGGCTCACCGGCATTCCGCCGGGCGCGTCGTGCGCCGGCCAGCTCACCGGGGCGGCGGGACCCGGGCCGGCCGGACCTGGGCCGTACCACCCCGGGTCGGCGCCGTACTCCCGGCCGGAGCGGTATTCACGCGGGTCGGCGTGGTGATCCCGAGGGCCGGTGCCGTACCCCTGCGGGTCGGCGCCGTACTCCCGAGGGCCAGCGCCGTACTCCCGGGGGCCGGCGCCATATCCCTGCGGGTCGGCGCGGTACTCCCGAGGGCCAGCGCCGTACCCCTGCGGGTCGGCGCCGTACTCCCGAGGGCCAGCGCCATATCCCTGCGGGTCGGCGCGGTACGGCTGGGGGTCGGCGCGGCCGACGGGGGCGGATCCGGTCGGACGTCCCGGGACGCCCGGAAGGTGCGCGCCGGGAATCTGCGCGCGACCGGTGACACCGCCCGAACCGGAAGTGCCGGACCTGCGTCCGTCAACCCTTTCCGGGCGGTAGTGTGAATCTTCCCTCCCCACGACCCCCTCCTCCCCCGCTCGAAAGCACTTGGGTGACACTACTTCGGTCCGAACACTATGCGGCGGCCGGAGCCGGCGGGGGTCATTCCCCTGTCCGGGCGCGGCGGCACTGGTTTCCGTTAGCCAGCGTGGGCAAACGAGGGAGCGTGGAAGATGGATTTCGACGTCACGGTTGAGATCCCGAAGGGTCACCGCAACAAGTACGAGGTGGACCACGCGACCGGCCGGATCCGGCTGGACCGCACCCTCTTCACATCCACGCAGTACCCGGCCGACTACGGCTTCATCGAGGGCACCCTGGGCGAGGACGGCGACCCGCTGGACGCGCTGGTGCTGGTCCCCGAGCCGACCTTCCCGGGCTGCCTGATCCGCTGCCGCACCATCGGCATGTTCCGGATGACCGACGAGAAGGGTGGCGACGACAAGGTCCTCTGCGTCCCCTACGAGGACCCGCGCCAGGAGCACCTGCGGGACATCCACCACCTGGGCGAGTTCGACCGGCTGGAGATCCAGCACTTCTTCGAGGTGTACAAGGACCTGGAGCCCGGCAAGTCGGTCGAGGGCGCGACCTGGGTGGGCCGGACCGAGGCGGAGGCCGAGATCCAGGCCTCGTTCCGGCGCGCCAAGGAGGCCGAGGAGCGCGGCGAGCACTGATCTTCGACGTCGACGGGCCCGGGTCGCTCCGCGGAGCGACCCGGGCCCGCGCGTGTGCTCAACCCAGTAGCCCCCGGGCCCGGTCGTAGAGGTCCAGCACCGCGCAGGCCACCGGCACCACGGAGACCACCAGCGCGGTGTCGGCCAGGTCGGCCAGCCGACCGAGGTACGGGGACACCGGCCGTCGGGCGTACGTGGCACCGGCCGCGACGGCGAGCAGCGCCAGGGCGAGCCCGCCGGCGGTCAGGACGAGCCGGCCGCCCGGCCCGGTGTGGTCGACGAGCACCACGCCGAGCAGGACGTACCCGGCCAGCCCGGCGGCCACGGTGGGCACCCGGTGACGGACGGCCACGAACAGCCGGGAGCGCAGCAGCAGCACCGCGCAGCCGACCGCCGCCAGCAGCCGGCCGGCCCAGCCGCCGGTGGTGGCCAGCACCGCCGTGGCGGCGACCGCCAGCAGGGCGTGCCCGAGCAGCATCCCGGTCAGCATCTCCTCGGTCCGGGCCACCGCCGCGTGCACCCGGCCCCGGTCCGGCAGGTCGCGGACACCGTCGGGGCCGCCGGCCGGGGCGCTCGGGGGCAGGGTGATCGGCGGTAGCGGCACCTTGCCGAGCCGGATGGCCAGCAGCGGCAGCCCGCCGAGCGCGAAGACCAGCACGCAGAGCAGCACCGCGGCGGTGCCGGCCGGGTCGAGCAGGAGCCCGCCGAGGGCGGCGAGCCCGCCGGCCGACCCGGCGGTGGCGCCGGCCACGAAGACCCGGGACCGACTCGCCACCCCGAACAGGCCGAGCACCGACGCCAGCAGCAGCGCCACCGAGCCGGTCAGCAGTTCGGGCGCGCCCACCCAGGGCAGCGGCCCGAACGCGCCGACCGGGTCGCCGGAGCCGACCGCGAGCGCGCCGGCCGCGGCGGCGTACGGCAGGGCGTACCCGCCGAGGGTCGCGCCGGCCGGCCCGTCCCCGTACGCGCGGGAGGCGACGGTGGCGGCGAGCACGAGGAGCAGGGCCACCCCGGTGGCGACCGGCCAGCCGGTGTGGTGCCCGGGTCCGGCGGCGAGCACGGCGAACAGCCCCACGGCGAGTGGCACGCCCGCCCCGGTCAGGGTGGCGGCCCGGGTGGCCGCCGGCGACCAGGCGGCACCCCGGCGTCGGGCCCCGTCGGCGATCGCCTCGACCACGTCGTCGTACTCCAGCTCGGGCCACTGGGCGCGGGCGGGTACGAGGTGCAGCACCTCGCCGTCGCGTACGCCCTGGGGTAGCAGCGCCTGCGCGGTGGCCAGCACCGCGCCGTCGGTGCGCCGCAGCACCCAGCCGCCGTGCCGTTCACCGTCGTCGGCGAGCCCCTCCCCGGCGTGCCGGAGCACCTCGGGCAGCAGCTCGGCCAGGGGAACCTGCTCCGGCAGGGCCACGTCCACCCGCCGCTGAGGGGCGCTGATCGTGACCCGGGCCAGCCCGATAGTCATCGGCGTCTCTCCATATCAGGCGGGAACGGTGGCTGACGGACGACAGGACTTTACCTACCATGAGCCAGGCTCGGGTTACCGAGAGCCACTTTTGGAGGGCGAGTGTCCACTGTCGTCATCAAGCGGCCGCCGCGCCGACCGGCCCCGGAGATCCCGGCCGGCGAGCTGCCCGTCGAGGCACCGCCGGAGATCCCCGTGGGCACCGGCGGGCGCTGGCAGCAGGCGCTGATGGTGCTGCCCATGCTCGGCGGCACGGTGGCGATGGCGATGATGTTCGGCCGGGGCGGTGGGGCCTACTCGTACGTGGTGGGCGGCATGTTCGGACTCTCCTCGCTGGCCATGCTGGTCACCTCGTGGGGCAGCGCTGGCCCGAAGAAGTCGGAGATGATGGCCGCCCGCCGGGAGTACCTCCGCCACCTGGCCACCCTGCGCCGCCGGGCACGGGAGACGGCCGGGGCGCAGCGGGCCGGGCTCTACTACCGGCACCCCGACCCGGCGCGGCTCTGGTCGACGGTGGAGAGCCACCGGGTGTGGGAACGCCGGCCGGGCGATCCGGACTTCGCCGTGGTCCGGGTGGGAGTCGGGCCGCAGACCCTGGCCACCCCGCTGGTCCCGCCGGTCACCCGGCCACTGGAGGAACTGGAGCCGATGACCGCGGGAGCGCTGCGGCGCTTTCTCGACGCGTACTCGGTGGTGCCGGAACTGCCGGTGGCGCTCTCGCTGCGCGGCTTCGCCCGGGTCTTCCTGCGCGGGCCGACGCCGCGACGACTCCAGGCCGACGCCTCCGATGCCGGGCAGCGACCGGAAGGCGTCGGGCGACCCGGCACCGGTTCGCCGCCCGCGCAGGCGCTGGCCCGGGCCATACTCACCCAGCTCGCCGTCTTCCACGCCCCCGACGAGCTGCTGATCGCGGTCTGCGCCGGCCCGGAGCGGCGCTCGCTCTGGGAGTGGGTCAAATGGCTGCCGCACACCCACCACCCCAGCCGCGTCGACGCGCTCGGTCCGGTCCGGCTGGTCACCAGCTCCGCCGCCGAACTGGAACGGCTCCTCGACGAGGTGCTGGCCAGCCGGTCCCGGTTCAGCCCGGCCGGCCCGGCCACCGACGGTCCACACGTGGTCGTGGTGCTCGACGGGGGCGACCTGACCGGGGCCACCGACCTGGTCGGCGACGGCGGCATCGACGCGGTCACCGTGCTCGACCTGGACACCCCGCCGCCCCGCCTGCTCGACCGGTACGCCCTCCTGCTCGACCTGGCCGACGGCCGGCTCTGTTCGCACTCCGTCGAGGGACCCGCCGAGGTGGGCACCCCCGACGCGCTCGACCTCGCCGACGCCGAGGCGGTCGCCCGCCGGCTCGCCCCGCTGCGGCTCGCCGGCACGGTACGCGGACCCGACGCCCCGCCCGGCGCCGAGCCGGGTTTGCCGGAGCTGCTCGGCATCGGCGCACCGGAGAGCTTCACCGCCGAGCAGGGCTGGGCGCCCCGGGCCGCCCGGGACCGGCTGCGGGTGCCGATCGGGGTGGGTGCCGACGGCGGCGCGATCGAACTGGACCTCAAGGAGTCGGCGCAGGACGGCATGGGCCCACACGGGCTGCTCATCGGCGCGACCGGCTCCGGCAAGTCGGAGCTGCTCCGTACCCTGGTGCTGGGGCTGGCCGCCACGCACAGCTCGGAGCAGCTCAACTTCGTCCTGGTCGACTTCAAGGGTGGCGCCACCTTCGCGCCGTTCGAGCGGCTGCCGCACACCGCCGCGGTGATCACCAACCTGGCCGACGCGCTGCCCCTGGTCGACCGCATGGTCGACGCGATCAACGGCGAGCTGATGCGCCGGCAGGAGCTGCTGCGCCGGGCCGGCAACTTCGCCAGCCTGCGCGACTACGAGCGGGCCCGAGCCGCCGGCACCCCGCTCGCCCCGCTGCCGTCGCTGCTGCTGATCTGCGACGAGTTCTCCGAGCTGCTCTCCGCCAAGCCGGACTTCATCGACCTGTTCGTCCAGATCGGCCGGGTGGGCCGCTCCCTCGGCGTACACCTGCTGCTGGCCAGCCAGCGGTTGGAGGAGGGGCGGCTACGCGGGCTCGACACCCACCTGTCGTACCGGATCGGATTGCGGACCTTCTCCGCGCTGGAGTCACGGACGGTGCTGGGGGTGCCGGACGCGTACAAGCTGCCCCGCACGCCCGGGCACGGCTACCTGCGCGCGGGCACCGACCCGCTGGCCCGGTTCAAGGCCGCGTACGTCTCCGGCCCGGTACGCCGCCGGGGTGGCCCGGCAGGCGCGGACGGCGCGGCCCCGGCCCGGCTGCTGACCTTCTCCACCCATCTCGTGCCGGTGCCCGAGCCCGCCGCCCCGGCCGTGCTCCCCGCCGTGGAGGAAGCCACGGAGAGCCTGCTCGACCTGCTGGTCGGACGGCTCGCCGGCCAGGGGCCGCCGGCGCACCAGGTGTGGCTGCCGCCGCTGGACTCCTCCCCCGCGCTCGACGAGTTGCTCGGCCCGGTCGGGGCCGACCCGGTACGCGGGCTCACCGTCGGCAACCCGGAGCTGCACGGCGCCCTCCAGGTGCCGGTGGCCCTGGTGGACAAGCCGTTCGAGCAGCGCCGGGACCTGTTGTGGCTGGCCCTGGACGGGGCGGCCGGCCACGTGGCAGTGGTCGGCACCACGGGCAGCGGCCGGTCCACCGTGCTGCGGACGCTGATCTGTGCGCTGGCGCTCACCCACACCCCGGCCGAAGTCCAGGTCTACTGCCTGGACTTCGGCGGCGGGACGCTCGGCGCGCTGCGCGACCTGCCGCACGTCGGCGGTGTGAGCGGGCGCGCCGACGACACGGCCGTACGCCGTACCGTCGGGGAGATCGCCACCCTGCTGGCCGAGCGGGAGCGGCGCTTCGCCGAGGCGGGCGTGGAGTCGATGGCGGCCTGGCGACGGCGGCGGGCCGCGGCACTGGCCGGCGGGCAGCCCGGCACCGACCCGTTCGGCGACGTGTTCCTGGTGATCGACGGCTGGAACACCCTGCGCGGCGACTACGAGGACCTGGAACCGCTGGTCATCGAGCTGGCCACCCGGGGCCTCGGGTACGGGGTGCACGTGGTGGCCGCCGCCCTGCGCTGGTCGGACTTCCGGCCGGCGATCCGGGACCTCTTCGGCTCCCGGGTGGAGCTACGTCTCGGCGACCCGGCCGACTCGGTGCTGGTCAAGCGGCCGGTCGCGGCGACCGTGCCGGAGGAGCGGCCCGGACGCGGGATCACCGCCGCCGGGCTGCACTTCCTCACCGCCAAGCCCCGGGTCACCGGGCTCGGCACGGAGACCACCGACCTGGTCAAGGCGGTCGCCGGAGCGTGGGCCGGGCCGGCGGCACCCCGGGTGCGGTTACTCCCGCCGGTGCTTCCGTACGCCGAGCTGGACCAGAGCGCGACCAGTGGGCTGGCCTTCCCGATCGGGGTGGCCGAGGCGGACCTGCGCCCGGTGGTGCTGGACTTCGCCAGCGAGCCGAACTTCGTGGTCTTCGGCGACTCCGAGTGCGGCAAGTCGTCGTTCCTGCGTGCGCTGGCCACCTCGATCATCAACCGGTTCACGCCCGAGCAGGCCCGGGTGATCCTGGTCGACTACCGGCGCAGCCTGATGGGCACGATCGAGACGCCGCACCTGATCGGGTACGGCACGGCCGCGCCGCACACCACCGAGCTGATCGAATCGGCGGCCAGCTATCTCCAGGGCCGGCGGCCGGGACCGGAGGTCACCCCGGCCGAGTTACGCAACCGGTCATGGTGGACCGGGCCGGAGCTGTTCGTGCTGGTGGACGACTACGACCTGGTGGCCGGCGGGCCGACGAACCCGCTGCGCACACTGGAGGAGCACCTGCCGCAGGCCCGGGACGTCGGGCTGCACCTGGTGCTCGCCCGCCGCTCCGGCGGGGCCGGCCGGACCTCGTACGAGCCCATCATCCAGCGGCTGCGGGAGCTCTCCACGCCCGGCCTGGTGATGTCCGGCGGGCCGGAGGAGGGGGCGCTCGTCGGCCAGGTGAAGGCGGGTCCGCTGCCGCCCGGCCGGGGTCGACTGGTCACCCGCCGGGAGGGCGTACGCCTGGTGCAACTGGCCCACCTTCCGCCAGGTTGAACCCCCACCGACTTGGCCCGAGGCGGACGGGACACCCGGTAATCTCCGAGCAGCATGTTTCGGTCGCGATGAAATGGCTGGGGAACGTGATCAGGGATCGGCAGGGAGCTTCGAGCGCCACCCGGCGCTCCGCCGGTCGTACGCTCGCCGCGGTCGCCGCCATGGCCACTGTGGCCGGTCCACTGGCCGCGCCCGCGCACGCGTCCCCGCGCACGCCCGTCGCCTCGGCTCACTCGGTCGCCGCCGCGCGGCCGGCCTGGCTGGCCCCGGTGGACACGACCGCGCGGGGGGACCAGGCCCGCGAGGAGCAGTGGCAGCTCGAAGCGCTGGGGGCGAAGACCGCCTGGCGTACGTCGACCGGGCGTGGCGTGGTGGTCGCGGTGATCGATTCCGGGGTGGATGGTTCCCACCCGGACCTGGCCGGCCAGGTGCTTCCCGGCATCGACCTGGTCGCCCCCGACGGCGCCGACGGGCCGGACCCGGTCGGCCACGGCACCACCGTCGCCGGCCTGATCGCCGGGCGCGCCGACGACGACCGTGGGGTGGTCGGGCTGGCGCCGGACGCCCGGATCCTGCCGGTCCGGGTGCTCGACGACGAGAACCGCTACGACGACGCGCTGATCGTCGCCAAAGGAGTGCGCTGGGCGGTCGACAACGGCGCCCGCGTGATCAACCTGTCCCTCGGCGGCAACGGGGACAGCCCGGCCCTGGCCGCGGCCCTCGACTACGCCTTCGCCCGGGACGTCGTGGTGGTCGCCTGCACCGGCAACCTGGCCACCTCGAACACCACCCAGGTCTGGTACCCGGCCCGCGAGCCGGGGGTGGTCGCCGTCGCCGGCCTCGAACGCGACACCCGGAACCTCTGGTCCGGCTCCATCACCGGTCCCCAGACCGTACTCACCGCGCCGGCCACCGCACTGTTCGGGGCCCGACCCGAGGGCGGCTACTGGCGGGTGCAGGGGACCAGCTTCGCGGCTCCGCTGGTCGCCGCTACGGCCGCCCTCATCCGGGCCCGCTACCCGCAGATGTCCGCCGGGGACATCATCAACCGGATGACCACCACCGCGCGTGATCTCGGCCCCGCCGGCCGGGACGACCGGTACGGCTTCGGGATGGTGGATCCGGTGGCCGCGCTGACCGCCGACGTGCCGTCGGTGGGGCGTAACCAGCTCGATGACAACGACTCTCCCGGCGTGGTGGGCTTCGGCCCGGCGCCCGGCTCGGAGCGGGCCGCCGCGAACGCCGCCGGTGCGGGGGCCGATCCGCGCACCCTCGATGCCCCGAGGGAGCCAACCCGGTGGTCGGCCCGTCCGGCCGGCCTGGCCACCGACCCGACGCCGGAACGGCTCTGGGCCGGCCTCGCCCTGTTCGTCGCCCTGCTCACCGGTGGCGCGTTGCTGGTCCGCCGGGTCCGGCAGGCTCGCCGCTGACCGGCACGGGCGGTCTCCTGGATGGTGATCAGCGGATGAACCGGCCGGGCACGGGCGGTCGGCTGTCCACGGGCGACCGGTCCCGGGGCGGACGCCGGCTCGACCCGGGCCGTTCGCCGGGCCGGCACCGGGTCCTCGCCGCGACGGCGGTGTTCCTGCTGCTGGTGCCGTTCACCCTGCTGGCGCTGCTGGTGCGGGCCACCTGGCCGCCGCTGTTCCGGTTCGACGCCACGGTGACCGACGCGCTGCACCGGTACGCGCTCGACCATCCGGCCTGGGTACGCCTGATGAGTCTCTGGACCGACGTCTTCGCACCCACCCCGCTACGGATCGCCACCGGGGCGGTGGCGGTCTGGCTGCTGCTCCGCCGGCCGCCCCTCCTTCGGTCCGGAACGCCGTCCACCGGCGCGGCGGCCGGATCACGGCCGGCGGCGCTCTGGGTGGTCATCACGATGGCCGGCGGCGGCCTGCTCGGCGTGCTGCTCAAGCTGCTGGTCGGCCGGCACCGGCCGGAGCTGCTCGACCCGGTGGCCCGGGCGTCCGGGCTGTCCTTCCCGTCCGGGCACGCGCTGAACGCCACCCTGGCCGCCGGGGTCGTGCTGCTGCTCCTTCTGCCGTTCACCCGCGACCGGCGGCCGCTGCGCCGGGCGCTCTGGGCCGTGGCCGTGCTGGTCCCGGTGGTGACCGGGGTGAGCCGGGTCGCGCTGGGCGTGCACTGGATCAGTGACGTGGTCGGCGGGTGGTTGCTCGGCCTGGCGGTGCTCGCCGCGACGACGGCCGCCTTCCGCACCTGGCGGACCCGGACCGGCCACCGGGCGGCGCGTACCGCCCGGGAGGGCATCGAGCCGGAGCTGGCCGAGCCGGGGCCGGAGGTGCCCCCGAGATAGTCCGACCCGACCTGGCGGAGTCCGGGCCCGGCTCGATCGTCGGCCCGCCGCCCGGCCACTCAGGTGCAGTCGCCGGTGCCGACCGCCCGGGTACGCTCCGCGCCCGCGAGGGCCACCGGCCGGGCCTCGGCGGCGGTCACCGCGAAGCCGGTGTTCGGATCGTCGGCCGCCGCCGCGAAGATCACCCCGAGCACCAGCCCGTTCGAGGAGACCAGCGGGCCACCCGAGTTGCCGCTGCGGACCAACGACCGGATCGTGTAGATCTCCCGGGTCACGTCCTTGGCCGCGTAGATGTC
This region includes:
- a CDS encoding zinc-dependent metalloprotease, with product MAQFVDWDLAAATAGALGKSGPRVSYAEATDVVGELRRLTEEAAGHVADYTGLRAQVTHPPVRVVDRRDWAAANIAGLREVITPLVNRISGDKAPGPLTEAIGSRLTGVQAGTVLAYLSGRVLGQYEVFAGDPGQLLLVAPNIVEVERKLQADPRDFRLWVCLHEVTHRTQFTAVPWMRAYFLSEVQAFVDAAQGGEHLLERLRRGVATLSDAVKDPDSRASVLDLVQTPAQRAVLDRLTALMTLLEGHAEFVMDGVGPQVIPSVESIRAAFNRRREAGNPLEKAIRRLLGIEVKMRQYAEGRKFVHGVVDRVGMAGFNKIFASPLTLPRLDELGDPDAWVARVHGGPARATPAAG
- the dacB gene encoding D-alanyl-D-alanine carboxypeptidase/D-alanyl-D-alanine endopeptidase — protein: MLSAVLVVALAVVGLAVVRPGPVAGWLGGDDTPKTSQSPEPDPPAVLAGADANAPLPTAEGVRAALEPLVRADALGDRVNVSVADVATGQELYGRGQDDPTVPASVTKLATGVAVLAARGPAYRIPTRAVAGSAPGEVVLVGGGDPTLAVDENSFYPGAARLDDLAAQVTKALGGTAPTKVTVDSSLFSGPVYEPGWDSDIPTGGYGAAITALTTDAARRDPVAARKNFDDTHGAAERVPQPDLTAGRQFAKLLGLSGAAAEVKRGSAPAASGAAAPASGTELGKVESLPMIRLVDIMISDSDNVIAEYLARQVALTKGKPASFVGGAAATDQTLGELGLPADEISLADGSGLSRTNRISPSLLTDLITLAGNGSHPELAAIFGGLPVGGWSGTLDGRYKKSATKAGAGVVRAKTGTLTGVNAIAGLVTTADGRLLTFAVLTDRTTGGLDDTREALDRISSALAGCGCR
- a CDS encoding inorganic diphosphatase, with the translated sequence MDFDVTVEIPKGHRNKYEVDHATGRIRLDRTLFTSTQYPADYGFIEGTLGEDGDPLDALVLVPEPTFPGCLIRCRTIGMFRMTDEKGGDDKVLCVPYEDPRQEHLRDIHHLGEFDRLEIQHFFEVYKDLEPGKSVEGATWVGRTEAEAEIQASFRRAKEAEERGEH
- the eccD gene encoding type VII secretion integral membrane protein EccD, translated to MTIGLARVTISAPQRRVDVALPEQVPLAELLPEVLRHAGEGLADDGERHGGWVLRRTDGAVLATAQALLPQGVRDGEVLHLVPARAQWPELEYDDVVEAIADGARRRGAAWSPAATRAATLTGAGVPLAVGLFAVLAAGPGHHTGWPVATGVALLLVLAATVASRAYGDGPAGATLGGYALPYAAAAGALAVGSGDPVGAFGPLPWVGAPELLTGSVALLLASVLGLFGVASRSRVFVAGATAGSAGGLAALGGLLLDPAGTAAVLLCVLVFALGGLPLLAIRLGKVPLPPITLPPSAPAGGPDGVRDLPDRGRVHAAVARTEEMLTGMLLGHALLAVAATAVLATTGGWAGRLLAAVGCAVLLLRSRLFVAVRHRVPTVAAGLAGYVLLGVVLVDHTGPGGRLVLTAGGLALALLAVAAGATYARRPVSPYLGRLADLADTALVVSVVPVACAVLDLYDRARGLLG
- the eccCa gene encoding type VII secretion protein EccCa, which gives rise to MSTVVIKRPPRRPAPEIPAGELPVEAPPEIPVGTGGRWQQALMVLPMLGGTVAMAMMFGRGGGAYSYVVGGMFGLSSLAMLVTSWGSAGPKKSEMMAARREYLRHLATLRRRARETAGAQRAGLYYRHPDPARLWSTVESHRVWERRPGDPDFAVVRVGVGPQTLATPLVPPVTRPLEELEPMTAGALRRFLDAYSVVPELPVALSLRGFARVFLRGPTPRRLQADASDAGQRPEGVGRPGTGSPPAQALARAILTQLAVFHAPDELLIAVCAGPERRSLWEWVKWLPHTHHPSRVDALGPVRLVTSSAAELERLLDEVLASRSRFSPAGPATDGPHVVVVLDGGDLTGATDLVGDGGIDAVTVLDLDTPPPRLLDRYALLLDLADGRLCSHSVEGPAEVGTPDALDLADAEAVARRLAPLRLAGTVRGPDAPPGAEPGLPELLGIGAPESFTAEQGWAPRAARDRLRVPIGVGADGGAIELDLKESAQDGMGPHGLLIGATGSGKSELLRTLVLGLAATHSSEQLNFVLVDFKGGATFAPFERLPHTAAVITNLADALPLVDRMVDAINGELMRRQELLRRAGNFASLRDYERARAAGTPLAPLPSLLLICDEFSELLSAKPDFIDLFVQIGRVGRSLGVHLLLASQRLEEGRLRGLDTHLSYRIGLRTFSALESRTVLGVPDAYKLPRTPGHGYLRAGTDPLARFKAAYVSGPVRRRGGPAGADGAAPARLLTFSTHLVPVPEPAAPAVLPAVEEATESLLDLLVGRLAGQGPPAHQVWLPPLDSSPALDELLGPVGADPVRGLTVGNPELHGALQVPVALVDKPFEQRRDLLWLALDGAAGHVAVVGTTGSGRSTVLRTLICALALTHTPAEVQVYCLDFGGGTLGALRDLPHVGGVSGRADDTAVRRTVGEIATLLAERERRFAEAGVESMAAWRRRRAAALAGGQPGTDPFGDVFLVIDGWNTLRGDYEDLEPLVIELATRGLGYGVHVVAAALRWSDFRPAIRDLFGSRVELRLGDPADSVLVKRPVAATVPEERPGRGITAAGLHFLTAKPRVTGLGTETTDLVKAVAGAWAGPAAPRVRLLPPVLPYAELDQSATSGLAFPIGVAEADLRPVVLDFASEPNFVVFGDSECGKSSFLRALATSIINRFTPEQARVILVDYRRSLMGTIETPHLIGYGTAAPHTTELIESAASYLQGRRPGPEVTPAELRNRSWWTGPELFVLVDDYDLVAGGPTNPLRTLEEHLPQARDVGLHLVLARRSGGAGRTSYEPIIQRLRELSTPGLVMSGGPEEGALVGQVKAGPLPPGRGRLVTRREGVRLVQLAHLPPG
- the mycP gene encoding type VII secretion-associated serine protease mycosin; this translates as MKWLGNVIRDRQGASSATRRSAGRTLAAVAAMATVAGPLAAPAHASPRTPVASAHSVAAARPAWLAPVDTTARGDQAREEQWQLEALGAKTAWRTSTGRGVVVAVIDSGVDGSHPDLAGQVLPGIDLVAPDGADGPDPVGHGTTVAGLIAGRADDDRGVVGLAPDARILPVRVLDDENRYDDALIVAKGVRWAVDNGARVINLSLGGNGDSPALAAALDYAFARDVVVVACTGNLATSNTTQVWYPAREPGVVAVAGLERDTRNLWSGSITGPQTVLTAPATALFGARPEGGYWRVQGTSFAAPLVAATAALIRARYPQMSAGDIINRMTTTARDLGPAGRDDRYGFGMVDPVAALTADVPSVGRNQLDDNDSPGVVGFGPAPGSERAAANAAGAGADPRTLDAPREPTRWSARPAGLATDPTPERLWAGLALFVALLTGGALLVRRVRQARR
- a CDS encoding phosphatase PAP2 family protein, encoding MNRPGTGGRLSTGDRSRGGRRLDPGRSPGRHRVLAATAVFLLLVPFTLLALLVRATWPPLFRFDATVTDALHRYALDHPAWVRLMSLWTDVFAPTPLRIATGAVAVWLLLRRPPLLRSGTPSTGAAAGSRPAALWVVITMAGGGLLGVLLKLLVGRHRPELLDPVARASGLSFPSGHALNATLAAGVVLLLLLPFTRDRRPLRRALWAVAVLVPVVTGVSRVALGVHWISDVVGGWLLGLAVLAATTAAFRTWRTRTGHRAARTAREGIEPELAEPGPEVPPR